A DNA window from Undibacterium sp. YM2 contains the following coding sequences:
- a CDS encoding BON domain-containing protein: MNSLVKKITGIFLASMMVLMVGCASTAKQESAGEYIDDTVITTKVKAAIVNEPTLKASEINVETYKGIVQLSGFVADPASSSKAVSVTSEVKGVKSVKNDIRIK; this comes from the coding sequence ATGAATAGCTTAGTTAAAAAAATCACGGGTATTTTTCTGGCAAGCATGATGGTACTGATGGTTGGTTGTGCTTCAACTGCCAAACAGGAAAGCGCAGGCGAGTATATTGATGACACTGTCATCACTACTAAAGTCAAGGCTGCCATCGTCAATGAGCCAACATTGAAAGCAAGTGAAATCAATGTTGAAACTTATAAAGGCATAGTCCAGTTAAGCGGTTTTGTTGCCGACCCGGCTTCATCCAGCAAGGCCGTCAGTGTGACGAGCGAAGTCAAAGGCGTTAAGTCGG